From Plectropomus leopardus isolate mb chromosome 17, YSFRI_Pleo_2.0, whole genome shotgun sequence, a single genomic window includes:
- the LOC121956665 gene encoding uncharacterized protein LOC121956665 isoform X1, producing MYTAREELQEALCCYTTDTLTYIDTVRGFCERSSKWMLGRETEVDVMMDIKDRADSIILGIGHVTQSENRGKAFLEYMKSKVTQVTADSRRAELEKELAAVLKGTLGGLEELDRFLDAVETLAVTSLHVFKEENQVLRLPEGISPEDVQVVITAARLICPLLLEFKRDASVFFLPKLQNVEVLSYQLDKYIQTTQKICEKLDKSCLFEFCLKDTETVVDLNVDLSEDDIQRMLHHINLLDEIRKNQNFRMMFLFQNEPCSGFIREFSERQPRMLQFLKELEENAVQLDRMNTGAKISSVAGSSVGAVGGVLSIIGLALIPVTAGVSLALTMTGVGLGITSGVNSAVTAATEIGVNRKHQKKASEVFQSFMEDVQVLQDCLEDVTQSVTTQIDMLLGVSKVLCKIGTIGKGIDSLVDAASAVKVLKSDELIASAGKVAVQEGKALRNVPRVAADLPDIGQAAVKGPLALSKSARAGLIGLNALFLGMDIFFICKDSVSLAKGCETEVSEFIRARAALWSSEMDSWQKIHDLLSEGLETSEKNKANLETPFYPETEMKKRGETEKEIPSEELDEIPKVTENQNCSIQ from the exons ATGTATACTGCAAG AGAGGAACTCCAGGAGGCCTTGTGCTGCTACACCACAGATACCCTCACCTACATCGACACAGTGAGAGGATTCTGTGAGAGGAGCTCTAAATGGATGCtcgggagagagacagaggtggaTGTGATGATGGACATCAAGGACAGGGCTGACAGCATCATTCTAGGCATCGGACATGTTACCCAGTCAGAGAACAGAGGTAAAGCCTTTTTAGAATATATGAAGAGCAAGGTAACCCAGGTGACTGCAGACAGCAGGCGTGCAGAGCTGGAGAAAGAGCTTGCTGCCGTGCTGAAGGGCACTCTGGGAGGATTGGAGGAGCTCGACCGCTTCCTGGATGCAGTGGAGACGCTGGCGGTCACCTCGCTTCATGTATTCAAAGAGGAGAACCAGGTGTTGCGTCTGCCAGAAGGGATCAGTCCTGAAGATGTTCAGGTTGTCATCACAGCTGCGCGGCTGATCTGCCCTCTCCTCCTTGAATTTAAAAGAGATGCAAGTGTCTTCTTCCTTCCCAAACTTCAGAATGTGGAAGTGCTGTCATATCAGCTGGACAAATACATTCAGACCACCCAGAAAATCTGTGAGAAGTTAGACAAAAG CTGCCTCTTTGAGTTTTGCCTGAAGGACACAGAGACTGTGGTGGACCTCAATGTGGATTTGTCTGAGGATGACATACAAAGGATGCTTCATCACATTAATCTGCTCGATGAAATCAG GAAGAACCAGAACTTCCGCATGATGTTCTTGTTTCAGAATGAGCCATGTTCTGGCTTCATCCGTGAGTTCAGTGAGAGACAGCCCAGGATGCTGCAGTTTCTCAAAGAGCTGGAGGAGAACGCTGTCCAGCTGGACAGGATGAATACAGGAGCAAAGATCTCCAGTGTGGCAGGCAGCTCAGTGGGGGCAGTTGGAGGTGTGCTCTCTATCATTGGTTTGGCATTGATTCCTGTAACAGCTGGAGTGTCTCTGGCTCTGACAATGACCGGGGTAGGGCTGGGAATTACCAGCGGAGTCAACAGTGCTGTCACGGCCGCCACAGAGATTGGAGTAAACCGCAAACATCAAAAGAAAGCGAGTGAAGTCTTCCAGAGCTTCATGGAGGATGTGCAAGTACTCCAGGATTGTCTGGAGGACGTCACCCAAAGCGTAACGACCCAGATTGACATGCTTCTGGGAGTGAGCAAGGTGCTTTGTAAAATCGGAACTATTGGAAAGGGTATTGATTCACTTGTTGATGCTGCCTCCGCTGTTAAGGTGTTAAAAAGTGATGAGCTGATTGCAAGTGCTGGCAAAGTGGCGGTGCAGGAAGGAAAAGCCCTACGTAACGTCCCCAGGGTGGCAGCAGATCTTCCAGATATTGGACAGGCAGCAGTCAAAGGACCTCTTGCCCTCTCTAAGTCAGCCAGAGCCGGTCTTATCGGGCTCAACGCTCTCTTCCTTGGCATGGATATCTTCTTCATCTGTAAAGACAGCGTCAGTTTGGCCAAAGGCTGCGAGACTGAAGTCTCAGAGTTCATCAGAGCCAGAGCTGCACTTTGGAGCTCAGAGATGGACTCATGGCAGAAGATCCATGACTTACTGAGCGAAGGTCTCgagacatcagaaaaaaacaaagctaacCTGGAGACGCCATTTTATCCAGAGACGGAGATGAAGAAAcgaggagaaacagaaaaagaaattccCTCTGAGGAATTGGATGAAATACCAAAAGTGACAGAGAATCAAAACTGTTCAATACAGTAG